GGTCGTGTTACCGGACAACAAGGATTCTGCGCCAGATTAGTTGCATCTTCATACAACACGAGCCACGTGTTTCACATCTGTTTCAGAGAAAACACCATATGGTCGGATGATCCGCCTGCTGGATGTGACCAACTCGTCTTCCCCCAGGCCACGGGCCCGAAGGTGTCCTCCTCTCCCCTGTCGGAGCAGCGGATAGCCTGGAACCGTGCGCAAACCTCGCCAGCCAGACCCCGAAGTCCACGAGAGCGACTACCGAGTCCCGGCCGCCATCGGCACGGTCGCGTGGGCGATCGCGCTCGTCGTGCTCCTCGTCATGGGGGACGGCCTGCCCGCCTCGGAACGCTGGTGGATCGGCGTGTGTGTGACCGGGATCGCCCTCGGCGTCTTCGGCTTCCTCTACATCCCCTACCTGTTCCGCAAACGCGACGAAGCGGCCGATCGCGCGGCCGAACGGGCCGCCGACTCCCACCCCCGCGAACCCGAAACCCCCTGAGCTGGGGCACCAGCCCACCGGGGCACCTCGTCACCTGACCGATAATGGGCGGGTGTCTGAGACAGAATTCCCGCGCGGACTCGCCGACCGCCTCCGCGGCATCCTGATCGACGCCGACTACACGGTGCCCGGTGTCCGCGACCGCCTCGGCGACGCCGCCGCCAAAGCCCTGGCCCGCGAGCAGCTCGTGCCCGCACTCCGCGCCACGGGCGGGGAGGAACGCCTCGGACTGCTCCTACGCCTGTGGTGGCTCCAGACCCCCATCCCGGCGCGGGCGGCCCGTTCCATCCTTCCCGTCGACGACCTCGCCGACGCCGGACTGGTCACCGTCGAGGAGGGGCCCGACGGCCCCCTCGTGCGCGCCCTCGTCCACCTCGGCCCCTGGGAACTGGAGGACGACCGCCCCGGCTTCGTCGTCTCCGACCCCAAGGTGCACCCCGGCCGCGGGGACGTCCCGCGCCACGACCACGTGGTCGGCGCGGGCGGCGCCTCCGCCAACCTCTCCCGGCTGATCGTCGACGGCCCCTTCGAGCGCGCCCTGGACCTCGGTACGGGCTGCGGGGTGCAGGCCCTGCACCTGGCCTCCCGGGCCCGCGAGGTGGTCGCCACCGACCTCAATCCGCGCGCGGTGCACCTGGCCGGGATCAGCCTGGCGCTGTCCGGGATCACGGACGCGCGCCTCGCCCAGGGATCGCTGTTCGAACCGGTCAAGGGCGAGCGCTTCGACCTGATCGTGTCGAACCCGCCGTTCGTGATCACCCCCGAGGCGGCCCGCTTCACCTACCGCGAGTCCGACCTGCCCGGCGACACCGTCTGCGCCGAACTGGTCCGGCAGGCGCCCACCTACCTCACCGAGGGCGGTTGGGGGCAGTTCCTCGCCAACTGGACGCACACCGACGGCGACGACTGGCAGGACCGGGTCGGCGGCTGGATCACCGGAACCGGCTGCTCCGGCTGGGTCGTGCAGCGCGACGTCCAGGACCCCGCCGAGTACGTGGAACTGTGGCTGCGCGACTCCTGCGAGCAGGGCACCCCCGAGTACACCCGGCGCTACGACGCCTGGCTGGACTACTTCGACCGCGAGGGCATCAAAGGCATCGGCTTCGGCTGGATCAGCCTGCGCAACGACGTCGCCCAGGACGCCACCGTGAAGGTGGAGGAGCTGCGGCACGACGTCCAGCAGCCGGTCGGCCCGTACCTGCCGGAGGTGGTGGACGGAGCGATGACCGCGCACCGGCTCACCGACGCCGCGCTGCTCTCCGCGCACGTGGCCCTGGCGCCGAACGTGGTCGAGGAGCGCGTGGCCGTGCCCGGCGCACCCGACCCGGAGAAGATCGTGCTGCGCCAGCGCGCGGGCCTGCGCCGCGTGGCCCGGATCGGCACCGTGGAGTCGGCCCTGGCCAGCGTCTGCGACGGCACCATGCCGGTGGGTCCGCTGCTGGACGCCATCGCCGAGCTCATGGGCGAGGACCCGGCCATGATCCGCGAACGCACCCCGGAGGCGCTGCGCACCCTGATCTCCGAGGGTTTCTTCCGCGTGGCGCGCTGACCGGGCCCGGAGCCCTGAACCGCGGCCCCGCGGGCCTGCGGGCCTGCGGGGCTAGGCCGCGGACCCGGAGTCCTGGCCCCGCTTGTGGAGGAAGCCGAAGGCGGCCGACGCGAACAGAACCGCGGCGGCGATGACCAGGGTGACCTGGTAGCCGTTGTCGAAGGCCTGGACGGCTGCCCCCAGCAGCGCGTCCGCGCCCGCGGGATCCAGGCCCTCCGACGCCCGGAGGGCCTCGTCCATCCCCTCGGCGGCCACCGGAGGCGCCTGCGCGGGCAGGGAGACGGTTCGGGCGTAGACGGCGGCCATCAGACTGCCCAGGACCGCGACGCCGGTCAGGCTGCCCAGCTCGTAGGACACCTCCTCCACGGAGGCGGCCATGCCCGCCCGGTGCGCGGGGGCGTTGCCCACGATCGCCGCGGAGGCGGCCGTCATCGACGCGCCGGTGCCCGCACCGACCACCAGCAGGCCCACGACCGTCCAGACCAGCGGTGCCGAGGTGGACAGCAGCACGCCCACGGTGCCCAGGGCCGTCGCGAGCAGCCCGGCCACGATCACCGGCCGGGTGCCCAGGCGGTACAGCAGCGCGCCGACGGTCACGCCCACGGGCAGGGCGCCCAGAGCCATCGCCGCGACGGTCAGCCCGGACTGGAACGGGGTGAAGCCCAGCACCAGCTGCAGGCGCTGGGTCAGCACCAACTGCACGCCCGCGAGCGCGAACATGGCCATCCCCGCCGCGAGCACACCGATGAGGATCCGCGGGTCGCGGAAGAGCGTGAAGTCGATCAGCGGGTAGGCCTGACCGCGCTGGCGCCGGACGAAACTCCACAAACCCGCGACCGCCGCCACCACGGACACCACCACGGCGAGCACGGACGGCTCCGGGCCGGTGACCTCCTTGATCGCGTAGACCACACCCACCAGACCGGCCATGACCTGTACCGAGGCCAGGAAGTCCCAGGGGCGCTCGGAGCTGCCCGAGCCTCCGGGAGCGACCACGGCGGCCAGCACCAGTGCCACCAGCACGATCGGCACGTTCACCAGGAAGACCGAGCCCCACCAGAAGAACTCCAGCAGTGCTCCACCGACGATCGGCCCGATCGCGGCGCCGACCATCGCCATGGTGCCCCAGACCCCGATGGCGATCCCGCGTTCGCGCTCGTCCACGAAGGTGATGCGGATCAGCGACAGCGTGGCGGGCATCATCGCGGCGGCACCCACGGCCAGGAAGGCGCGTCCGGCGATCAGCATGGCGGGGGTCAGGGAGTACGCGGCCACCAGCGAGGCGGCGCCGAACAGCACGAGCCCGATCAGGTACATCCGCTTGTGCCCGACCCGGTCGCCGAGCGTCCCGGCGCCCAGCAGCAGGCCCGCCATCACCAGGGGGTAGGCGTTGATGATCCAGAGTCGTTCGGAGGCGCTGGCCTGGAGTTCGGCGCTCAGGGTGGGCAGCGCGGTGTACAGGATGGTCATGTCCACCGAGATCAGCAGCAGCCCGGCCGAGACGGCGGCCAGGACGAGCCAGCGTCTGGTTCCGGAGACCGGCTGAACCCCGGTTTCGGTCATGTCGCTCACGCGCGCTTCTCCTCGGGGGCAGGTGTTTCGAGGTCGGCGGCGAGCAGTTCGGCCACGCGCGCCCGCAGGCCCTCTTCGACCTCTTCGGAGAGCGCGTTGCCGGGGGTGGCCCGGAACATCCAGAGCCCGTCGGCGGCCAGCCGTGCGAGGAACAGGTCCAGCCGCCGGGGGTCGAGCGAGTGCGGGGTGGGCACCCAGCGCTCCATCAGCTCGTCCCAGATCCGGGCCAGCTCGGGGTTGGACTCCGCCTCGACCATGAAGGCGAGGTCGGCCTGCCTGGTCTCCTCGCGCATCATCACGTGCACGTAGGCGGCACCCCGCTCCAGGGGAGTGGCCTCCGCCCAGGGTTTGCCGAGCTCGGCGACCAGGCGGGCCTCCCATCCGTCGACGAGGTGCCGCTGGATCGCCAGGATCATGTCCTCGCGGGTGCGGAAGTGGTAGAGCAGGCCGCCCTTGGTCAGCCCGGCCTCCTCGGCGGCGGAGTCCATGGTCAGCGCTGTGATGCCCGCGCGCTCGGTCACCCGGACCGCGGCGTCGAGGATGAGGGTTCTCGAACTGGGTCGCATAGGAGTAACTGTACCTTCCAGAAGGTACAGTTATGAGTGTGAGGCCAGCCACTCCCACCCCATGGCTCCCAAGGGTGACGCCGCGACTACATGTCAGTGAAGACGGCCTCGCCCTCGCCGTTCTCCTTGCCGCCCTCGATCAGGACGAAGCCCGGGTCGTCGACATGCACGGTGACCTCCTCGGCGCACTCCAGGCCCACCAGGTGCGTCTCCCCGGGTTCGAAGGGGCTGACGTCGGCGGGAAGCTGGACGGAGCAGGCGACGGACTGGCCCAGGTGGTCGAACTCAACGGTGGGCCGGTAACCCGAGTACACGGGGGTGGAACGTCCACCGTCCGCCTCGCTGTACAGGGTGAGTTCGACGGTGATCTGATCACCAGCGGCGAAGACCCACTCAGTGATCTCCTCCTCGGGTTCCCCGGCACCGGTCTCCGCCGGGTTCTCCTCGGTCTCCTCTGTCTCCACCGCTTCAAGGCCCCCAGCAGGGCTGTCGGCGGTCTCCTCCACGGGTGCGTCGGACGGTCCGGAGCAGCCCGCGAGCAGCAGGGCGGTAAGGGCTGCGGGGACAACGGCGTGGGCAGTACGCATGTGGGGTCCTGTTCGGTCAGGGGACGGACTCACTTCACAGACGTCCGGGCAGCCGGTTCGGTTTCCTCCCGAGCGGGGCCGGTAGCGTTTTCGGTATGAGCCCTACTCCGACCGCCCGTGTGGCCGCGCTCGTCGTCCACCCCGTCAAGGGATGCGCCGGGATTCCCCTGCGCACCGCCGAACTCACCCCCGCCGGGCTCACCCACGACCGCTCGTTCATGGTGGTCGACGACTCCGGCGACTTCCGCAGCCAGCGCAGGGATCCCCGGATGGCACGGATCGTGCCCGAACTCGACGCCGACGGCACTCGGCTGGTGCTGAGCACCGAGGGCTTCTCCCCGGTCAAGGTGGACGTGGACCCCGAGGGCCGCCGTCTGGACGTGGCCGTGCACAGGCAGCCGCTGGTGGGGGTGGACCAGGGCGACGAGGTCGCCGAGTGGCTCACCGAGGTGTTCGGCCAGGCCAGTCGGCTCGTGCGGGTCCCCGAGGACCACCGGCGTGAGACCGGCGGGCTGACCCCCGGTACCGCCGGTTTCGCCGACGGGCACGCCGCGGTGGTGGGCTCGCTGTCCTCCCTGGACCTGCTCAACGAGCGCATCCTCGCCACCGGCGGCGAGGCCGTGCCGATGGACCGTTTCCGGCCCAACATCGTGGTGTCCGGCTGGTCGGAGGCGCACACCGAGGACCGGGTGCGCAGGGTCCGTCTGGGCACCGCGGAGCTCGGTTACGCGAAGGTGTGCATCCGGTGCGCGGTCACCACCGTCGACCAGGTCAGCGGAGTCAAGCGCGGCCCCGAACCGCTGCGTTCCCTGGCCGGGTACCGCCGCGCGGACGACGGCGGGGTGGCGTTCTGCTCGAAGTTCGCGGTCACCGTCCCCGGCACGGTCTCCGTGGGCGATCCGCTGGACGTCACCGAGTGGGCCGAACCGGAACAGGGCCTGGGCCCCCGACTGGCCGATGCCACCCGCTGACCTCCCTCCCCAACCGGTGATCTTGCTACCAGGAGCAAGTTCGGCGCTCATTTCGCTTCTGGTAGCAAGATCACCGTGGATTCCTACTCCAGGTCGGCCTCGGCGAGCAGGTGCGCGGCGGCGGACGGGTCCCTGAGCACCGCGGCGAGCAGGTGGCGGCGGGACCACTGACCGGCCCGCCAGCACAGCGCCCGGGCCAGCCCTTCCGTCCCCGAGGCGTGCACCGTGCCGTCGCCGGTGTACCACTCCACCTCCACACCGTCCACGGTGAGCTTCTGGTGGTGCAGGTAGGTGCGGTCCGGCTCCCGGTCACCGGCGAGGAAGAGTGCCGCCTCGTCGGGCACTGCGCGGATCTGGCCGGCTGAGCCCACCTTGCCGGTGACACTCTCCGAGGCCAGGTCCAGGTCCAGCACGTCAGCGAGCCGTTCGGCGGAGGCGGCGTCGGCCAGGACCAGCGGCCGGTCCGCGACCAGCGGCAGCAGGTCCGGGGAGTCCACCACCACGGCGTCCTCGGCGTCGGCCACCACGATCGACCCGCCCTGGACCGCGCGCACCAGGGAGGGCGGGGTGACGAGGTCGGCGTCCACCCCGGCCAGGGCCGTCCACAGGCGGCGCAGAGCGGTGCGCCCCACGTGCCGGGCCGGGTCGGCGAGCCGGTTCAGCAGGTCGTCCGGGCCGTCGGGGTCGGCGATCAGGTCGGCCAGGCCGCTGCGCACGCCCAGGGCCCGGGCGAACTCGGGGTCGACGTCGGCGGGCACCTCGTCGTAGAGGCCGAGGAGCGCGGGTTCGGCGTCGGCGGTGCGCAGCTCGACCGGGGCGCGCCCGTCCAGGAGCGCCCGGGTGCGCAGCCACCAGGCGGTGTAGGAGGGTGCGTCGACGACCCGGCCGTCCGGCATCAGCAGCCGGGCGGGTTCGGTGACGGCCTCGCGCAGCGACCCCCGGGAGAGCATCGCCAGGGCCTGCGGCCAGGCGTCGTCGGCGATGTAGTCGAGGTCGGCGACGCACACCAGCTCGGGTACCACAGGCGGGAGTTCGGGGTCACCGACGCGTTCGAGGACCTCGTCGGCCCAGTCCTCCAGGCCGTCGAGGCCGTCCTCGCCCGCGGCGCCGTCGAAGACGTCGGCGAGGTCCTCACCGAGCGCGGTCTCCTCCGCACGGACCACGGTCAGCCCCCACAGGGCGCCCACGGCGCGCAGGGCGTCGGTGCCGTGGCGGTGGACGAGGTCGTCATGGACGGTGCCGAACGGCGAGTCGTCCACCAGCAGGTCGGCCAGGGGCGCACCGGGAACGAGGAGTTCGGCGGCGATCGAGTAGCCGTCCTCGTCGTCACGCAGGGCCAGCTCGGACAGCCAGGGCGCGTCCTCGACCGTGGTGCCGGAGGCGGCGACCAGGTCCAGGACGGCCTCGGCGACGGGTTCGGGATCCTCGGCGTCCAGGGACTCCCGGACGGCGGCCTCGGTGTTGGGGTCGGCCAGGACCGTGGCGGCCCCGGCCTCCACGGCGCCCAGACGCAGCAGCAACGGGTGGGCGGCATCGGGGTGCACCAGGCGCACGCCCAGAGTGGCCAGGACGGCCGGGTCGAGCCGGTTGCCCTCGGCGTCGGCGACCTTCGCCCAGTCCTCTGTGGGCAGCAGCAGTGAGCGCGGGCCCCGGACCAGGCGGCCGTCGGCCAACGGGACCGGCAGCGAGCCGAGTTCGTCGAGGTCGGCGCCACCGTTTCCGGCACTGCCCAGGGCGGCGTAGAGGGCCTCCCACCACTCCGGCGGGCGTTGGGTGTCGCCGAGCAGGTCGGCGAGGTCGGCCAGGCCCAGGCGGCGCACGCGCAGCGAGGCCAGCGCCGGGTGCCGAGGGCTCCAGGAGCCGGGCAGCAGCGGCGGGACGAGTTCGGCGAGCAGGTCGACGAGGTCGGCGGCGCCGCTCGCCCCGCCGGTGTCCAGCAGGACGGCGTCACGCGGGGCGACCGGGTGCCCGGCCGCGGTGACCAGGAACGCGGTGTCCAACAGGGGTTCGGCGACCCGTGCCCGGAAGACCGCGTCCACGGCGCCGCCGCCCACCCGGGTGGCGGGCACCAGGTCGAGGGCGGCCCTGGGCTCGAAGCGGCGCAGGAGCGCGCAGTAGGCGCCGGCGGCCTCCATGAGCAGGAGGTCGGTGGCCCCGCCCGGCTGGACGGCGCGCCGGTCCGAGCTCAGCGGGAACGTGCCGATGAGAACCGCGGGCAGGTCGAGTTCGGTGTCGGTGGGGGTGGGCGCGTGCACGACGTTCTCGACGTCGGCGGGCAGCGCGGCCACACCACCGTCGGGGTTGACGGGCGCGGCCCAGGTCAGTGACCACGCGGCGCGGTCGCGCTCCTCGGTGGGGCGGTCCGCGAGCAGGTTCGGGGCGAACTCGCCGGAGCGGCTCAGGACACGCCAGGGCGTGACCCGGGTGCCGTCGGCGTCGTGCTGGGCGGTGACCAGATCGATCCCTGCGGCCTCGTCCCCGGTTTCGCGGATGAGGGTCCGTTCCCGGCTGTCGACCACCACGCGCACCTCGACGAGGCCGTCCAGGGCGAGGAGGAGGGCCTCCCCGGTGCGGTCCAGCAGTTCCCGGACCCGCTCCCGGGCCTGGTCGTCACGCAGGGCCAGCGTGACCACGGTGTCGTAGTGACTGGTCTCACCCGTGTCGTCGCCGGTGCCGCCCTCGATCCGGAGAGGCTCCGGCACGACGTCGGCAGGGAAGGGCAGACGCAGCATCGGCACCTGCCCGGCGCGGCGGCCCACCTCGTCGGCGAGGTCGGTGTGGGTGCCGTTGGCGTCGAGCAGGTCGGTGACCACGGCCCGGGCGCGTTCAGCGGAGAAGTGCACCACGGCACCGCCCGAATCCACGGTGACGTCGTCGCTGAGCGCCACCACGGCGGAGAACCCGACCCCGAACCGGCCCGCCGAACCGTGGTCGTCGCGCTTGGTGGAGGCCCGCAGGGTGGCGAGGGACTCCACACCCTGCGGGGTCAGCGGGGCACCGGTGTTGGCGGCGGTGAGGCGGTCGCCGTCCAGTGCCAGGAGCAGGCGTCCGGGGACACCCGCGCGGCGCGCGGCGTCGGCCGCGTTCTGCGCGAGTTCGATCACCACCCGGTCGCGGTAGCCGCCCAGCGCGAAGTCCTCTTCGGCGTTGGCGTCCTCCCGGAACCGAGCGGGCGCGTCGGCCCAGGCCGAAAGCACACGTCGGCGCAGTTCGGCGGTGTTGAAAGGGTCGGCCACCGAAGCGGTCACCGGCTCGGCCATGGTGGTCTCCTCCTGCGCTGGGAGCGCGGTCCGATCAGCCCTGCACGTGTTCTCGGAACACGCGCGGGCTCGGCAAGGGCGAGCGTGATAGTAGGTCGACCCTAGCCGACGGCCGGGGCTGTTCAAGCGCGGGTGGCCTCGCGTGGCGCGCAGGCGCGGGCCCGCGGGTGAACGGCAGGCGTAC
This DNA window, taken from Nocardiopsis exhalans, encodes the following:
- a CDS encoding DUF2530 domain-containing protein produces the protein MRKPRQPDPEVHESDYRVPAAIGTVAWAIALVVLLVMGDGLPASERWWIGVCVTGIALGVFGFLYIPYLFRKRDEAADRAAERAADSHPREPETP
- a CDS encoding DUF7059 domain-containing protein, encoding MSETEFPRGLADRLRGILIDADYTVPGVRDRLGDAAAKALAREQLVPALRATGGEERLGLLLRLWWLQTPIPARAARSILPVDDLADAGLVTVEEGPDGPLVRALVHLGPWELEDDRPGFVVSDPKVHPGRGDVPRHDHVVGAGGASANLSRLIVDGPFERALDLGTGCGVQALHLASRAREVVATDLNPRAVHLAGISLALSGITDARLAQGSLFEPVKGERFDLIVSNPPFVITPEAARFTYRESDLPGDTVCAELVRQAPTYLTEGGWGQFLANWTHTDGDDWQDRVGGWITGTGCSGWVVQRDVQDPAEYVELWLRDSCEQGTPEYTRRYDAWLDYFDREGIKGIGFGWISLRNDVAQDATVKVEELRHDVQQPVGPYLPEVVDGAMTAHRLTDAALLSAHVALAPNVVEERVAVPGAPDPEKIVLRQRAGLRRVARIGTVESALASVCDGTMPVGPLLDAIAELMGEDPAMIRERTPEALRTLISEGFFRVAR
- a CDS encoding MFS transporter — protein: MSDMTETGVQPVSGTRRWLVLAAVSAGLLLISVDMTILYTALPTLSAELQASASERLWIINAYPLVMAGLLLGAGTLGDRVGHKRMYLIGLVLFGAASLVAAYSLTPAMLIAGRAFLAVGAAAMMPATLSLIRITFVDERERGIAIGVWGTMAMVGAAIGPIVGGALLEFFWWGSVFLVNVPIVLVALVLAAVVAPGGSGSSERPWDFLASVQVMAGLVGVVYAIKEVTGPEPSVLAVVVSVVAAVAGLWSFVRRQRGQAYPLIDFTLFRDPRILIGVLAAGMAMFALAGVQLVLTQRLQLVLGFTPFQSGLTVAAMALGALPVGVTVGALLYRLGTRPVIVAGLLATALGTVGVLLSTSAPLVWTVVGLLVVGAGTGASMTAASAAIVGNAPAHRAGMAASVEEVSYELGSLTGVAVLGSLMAAVYARTVSLPAQAPPVAAEGMDEALRASEGLDPAGADALLGAAVQAFDNGYQVTLVIAAAVLFASAAFGFLHKRGQDSGSAA
- a CDS encoding TetR/AcrR family transcriptional regulator codes for the protein MRPSSRTLILDAAVRVTERAGITALTMDSAAEEAGLTKGGLLYHFRTREDMILAIQRHLVDGWEARLVAELGKPWAEATPLERGAAYVHVMMREETRQADLAFMVEAESNPELARIWDELMERWVPTPHSLDPRRLDLFLARLAADGLWMFRATPGNALSEEVEEGLRARVAELLAADLETPAPEEKRA
- a CDS encoding MOSC domain-containing protein; amino-acid sequence: MSPTPTARVAALVVHPVKGCAGIPLRTAELTPAGLTHDRSFMVVDDSGDFRSQRRDPRMARIVPELDADGTRLVLSTEGFSPVKVDVDPEGRRLDVAVHRQPLVGVDQGDEVAEWLTEVFGQASRLVRVPEDHRRETGGLTPGTAGFADGHAAVVGSLSSLDLLNERILATGGEAVPMDRFRPNIVVSGWSEAHTEDRVRRVRLGTAELGYAKVCIRCAVTTVDQVSGVKRGPEPLRSLAGYRRADDGGVAFCSKFAVTVPGTVSVGDPLDVTEWAEPEQGLGPRLADATR
- a CDS encoding sacsin N-terminal ATP-binding-like domain-containing protein; protein product: MAEPVTASVADPFNTAELRRRVLSAWADAPARFREDANAEEDFALGGYRDRVVIELAQNAADAARRAGVPGRLLLALDGDRLTAANTGAPLTPQGVESLATLRASTKRDDHGSAGRFGVGFSAVVALSDDVTVDSGGAVVHFSAERARAVVTDLLDANGTHTDLADEVGRRAGQVPMLRLPFPADVVPEPLRIEGGTGDDTGETSHYDTVVTLALRDDQARERVRELLDRTGEALLLALDGLVEVRVVVDSRERTLIRETGDEAAGIDLVTAQHDADGTRVTPWRVLSRSGEFAPNLLADRPTEERDRAAWSLTWAAPVNPDGGVAALPADVENVVHAPTPTDTELDLPAVLIGTFPLSSDRRAVQPGGATDLLLMEAAGAYCALLRRFEPRAALDLVPATRVGGGAVDAVFRARVAEPLLDTAFLVTAAGHPVAPRDAVLLDTGGASGAADLVDLLAELVPPLLPGSWSPRHPALASLRVRRLGLADLADLLGDTQRPPEWWEALYAALGSAGNGGADLDELGSLPVPLADGRLVRGPRSLLLPTEDWAKVADAEGNRLDPAVLATLGVRLVHPDAAHPLLLRLGAVEAGAATVLADPNTEAAVRESLDAEDPEPVAEAVLDLVAASGTTVEDAPWLSELALRDDEDGYSIAAELLVPGAPLADLLVDDSPFGTVHDDLVHRHGTDALRAVGALWGLTVVRAEETALGEDLADVFDGAAGEDGLDGLEDWADEVLERVGDPELPPVVPELVCVADLDYIADDAWPQALAMLSRGSLREAVTEPARLLMPDGRVVDAPSYTAWWLRTRALLDGRAPVELRTADAEPALLGLYDEVPADVDPEFARALGVRSGLADLIADPDGPDDLLNRLADPARHVGRTALRRLWTALAGVDADLVTPPSLVRAVQGGSIVVADAEDAVVVDSPDLLPLVADRPLVLADAASAERLADVLDLDLASESVTGKVGSAGQIRAVPDEAALFLAGDREPDRTYLHHQKLTVDGVEVEWYTGDGTVHASGTEGLARALCWRAGQWSRRHLLAAVLRDPSAAAHLLAEADLE